From Sporosarcina sp. Te-1, the proteins below share one genomic window:
- a CDS encoding M20 family metallopeptidase translates to MDYREALTKVIEEKREKLISVSDRIWEYAETGFVEFQSAELLCKTLEEEGFAVEKGVGDIETAFIGSYGTGNPVIAVLGEFDALSGLSQAGGETSYNPLEAGGNGHGCGHNLLGTGALAAAIAIRHHLEENNLEGTVRYYGCPGEEIGSGKTFMVRAGLFDDVDFAVCWHPWSRHAVWSMSSLACYEVSYRFKGRSAHAADSPHLGRSALDAVELMNVGVNYLREHVIPEARIHYAITNTGGYSPNVVQEKADVLYFVRAPRVAQAEEIYQRVCDIARGAALMTGTEVEIDFASAASDILPNNTLEEVMYNNFVSLGVPQYDEKDLEFAKAIRTTLSEADKRKDLQANKQLAGKDMADIIDPFIPSNGVMPGTSDVGDVSWVVPTVQALVGCEPIGTPLHTWQVVSTGKTSVAHKGMLHAGKVMAATAIEVLHNPHLLEKAKAELIEQRNGEEYVCPIPPEIKKYKIQTT, encoded by the coding sequence TTGGACTATCGTGAAGCGTTAACAAAGGTGATTGAAGAAAAACGGGAAAAATTGATTTCCGTAAGTGACCGTATTTGGGAATACGCAGAAACGGGCTTTGTTGAGTTTCAATCAGCCGAGTTACTATGTAAAACGTTGGAGGAGGAAGGCTTCGCAGTCGAGAAAGGTGTAGGTGATATCGAAACTGCCTTTATCGGCAGCTATGGGACAGGCAATCCAGTCATTGCGGTGTTAGGTGAATTTGATGCGCTATCCGGTTTGAGCCAAGCCGGCGGAGAAACGAGTTATAATCCACTCGAAGCAGGCGGCAACGGACATGGGTGCGGGCATAATCTGCTCGGAACTGGCGCATTAGCCGCCGCCATCGCAATCCGTCATCATTTGGAAGAGAACAACCTGGAAGGGACCGTCCGTTACTATGGATGCCCCGGAGAGGAAATCGGCAGCGGAAAAACATTCATGGTCAGAGCAGGACTATTTGATGATGTGGATTTCGCAGTATGCTGGCATCCGTGGTCCCGACATGCTGTATGGTCGATGTCTTCCCTCGCCTGCTATGAAGTGTCCTATCGATTTAAAGGGAGAAGCGCCCACGCGGCGGATAGCCCTCATCTCGGCAGAAGCGCACTCGATGCCGTAGAATTAATGAACGTGGGCGTCAACTATTTGAGGGAACACGTTATTCCAGAGGCAAGAATCCATTACGCGATTACCAATACAGGCGGCTACTCACCAAATGTAGTCCAAGAGAAAGCGGACGTCCTGTACTTCGTGCGTGCTCCACGAGTCGCCCAGGCCGAGGAAATTTACCAACGGGTCTGTGACATTGCTAGAGGCGCTGCTTTGATGACCGGCACAGAAGTGGAGATCGATTTTGCTTCTGCAGCTTCTGATATCCTGCCAAACAATACGTTGGAAGAAGTCATGTATAATAACTTTGTCTCCTTAGGGGTTCCCCAGTATGATGAAAAGGATCTGGAATTTGCGAAAGCCATCCGAACTACTCTTTCGGAAGCCGACAAACGAAAAGACCTCCAGGCCAACAAACAATTGGCAGGGAAAGACATGGCAGACATTATCGATCCATTTATCCCGTCTAACGGGGTCATGCCAGGCACAAGCGATGTCGGTGATGTGAGCTGGGTAGTCCCTACAGTTCAAGCATTAGTCGGATGTGAGCCGATTGGAACACCGCTTCATACGTGGCAAGTCGTCTCAACGGGTAAAACATCCGTAGCCCATAAAGGGATGCTCCATGCCGGAAAGGTCATGGCGGCAACCGCAATCGAAGTCCTTCACAACCCGCACCTCCTCGAAAAAGCGAAGGCGGAATTGATCGAACAGCGTAATGGCGAAGAATATGTCTGTCCGATTCCTCCCGAGATAAAAAAATATAAGATTCAAACGACATAA
- a CDS encoding ABC transporter permease has product MVTIILSIVAMSGYYFFNYSVADRVQMSRMLDLENSQMDYPEKIAGDRLELEEAEKAGDSTRVLDLQRSIGIYENMLEEKRFEWENIMTGNWSAIAQKQYEELNNTVTISKSQNSPSAYWLDYQPISLFTIRASAEEQRLLAETGVKPLVQVHSYLFYHPTAYDKFTGKALEGWEESTKRYGMQGFHFLYQIIPAFVIPFVILIGCFVFGNNISFEATKKRKGLNLYAVLPLNKRRLFFAKFSSGLLFTALFVFFILSLPLLASLFTSGPGSLQIPVLMYDGPAESLLGLSKSTILNEWTDEFHFITLGKYLGIVLLLTSGLIFLMYSVYFLLSLFFKNPSVNAALLLIGTFFGMTVLPKSPFNPFTYVDMHRVINGEFAVFHFNEAINVMNGLILLCAIGLVVTVLCYLQFRRYVVE; this is encoded by the coding sequence TTGGTTACTATAATACTTTCGATTGTAGCGATGTCGGGATACTATTTCTTTAACTATTCTGTTGCAGACCGCGTTCAAATGAGTCGAATGCTCGACTTGGAAAATAGTCAGATGGATTACCCAGAAAAGATTGCGGGGGATCGGCTAGAGCTTGAAGAGGCCGAAAAAGCCGGCGATAGTACAAGGGTTCTGGATTTACAGCGTAGTATTGGCATCTACGAAAATATGTTAGAAGAGAAACGTTTTGAGTGGGAGAACATCATGACAGGTAATTGGTCAGCCATTGCACAAAAGCAGTATGAAGAGTTGAATAACACTGTAACAATCTCTAAAAGTCAGAACAGTCCATCAGCTTACTGGCTAGATTATCAGCCAATCTCATTGTTTACGATAAGGGCATCAGCAGAAGAACAAAGGTTGTTGGCAGAAACGGGAGTCAAACCTCTTGTACAAGTGCATTCTTATTTATTTTACCACCCAACTGCCTATGATAAATTTACAGGAAAAGCGTTGGAAGGCTGGGAGGAGTCAACGAAGCGTTACGGAATGCAGGGGTTTCATTTTTTATATCAAATCATTCCGGCGTTTGTGATTCCATTTGTCATTTTGATCGGTTGCTTTGTCTTTGGGAATAATATATCCTTCGAAGCGACCAAGAAAAGAAAAGGGTTGAACCTGTATGCTGTCCTACCTTTGAATAAGCGCAGACTGTTTTTTGCTAAGTTTAGCAGCGGCCTTCTGTTCACGGCTCTGTTTGTTTTCTTCATTTTAAGTCTGCCGCTCCTGGCAAGTCTCTTTACATCAGGCCCCGGCAGCTTACAAATCCCAGTATTGATGTATGATGGGCCCGCCGAAAGCCTTCTTGGATTGTCGAAATCGACAATTTTGAACGAATGGACGGATGAATTCCATTTTATTACGCTAGGGAAATACCTAGGCATTGTTTTATTGTTGACATCTGGTCTCATATTCTTGATGTACTCAGTCTATTTCCTCCTCTCGCTCTTTTTTAAGAACCCGAGTGTGAATGCAGCCCTTTTGCTCATAGGTACATTTTTCGGCATGACTGTTTTGCCAAAGTCGCCGTTTAATCCGTTTACCTATGTAGACATGCACAGAGTGATTAACGGGGAATTTGCCGTCTTCCATTTTAACGAGGCAATCAATGTAATGAACGGGCTCATTTTGTTATGTGCAATTGGACTCGTGGTGACTGTACTATGCTATCTTCAGTTTCGGCGGTATGTCGTTGAGTAA
- a CDS encoding ABC transporter permease subunit — translation MKKILFEWKKISRLKVFPVFLQLTFVFVFGLYFFNHMSQGQIELKKIEYFTELRKDLNQHLLSVEEELKKGRAPGLRGQLHFGTELSTRLQELIGTIKNRDWRGELQTEIAVYETAFEYTRFDGAFFGVSNVDMISTINLNEELLKRNLPKEDYNLSIQTSIFMKKVVSLVMNPVGFVMLLFVLGLIVTKEFDDHSIRQVLTLPMTRIHYMFIKFSTIVLGGILWLAIIFGTSYGLGELLGRSEGNVFQYPIYTSQDTFISSGNYLIEAVLYSFSFMVFSVGLFLLLAYAFRNTIITFSALLFIIAGGWLMDRYGFQSLYNPFTYQMVDEAILRTPQYFPVGIAVLFAALLLMLGAAMMLNRKRGI, via the coding sequence ATGAAAAAAATCCTGTTTGAATGGAAAAAAATCAGTCGACTCAAAGTGTTTCCGGTTTTTTTACAGTTGACCTTTGTTTTTGTTTTTGGTCTGTATTTCTTTAACCATATGTCACAGGGACAGATTGAATTAAAGAAGATCGAGTACTTTACAGAGTTGCGGAAAGATTTGAACCAGCATCTTCTCTCAGTTGAAGAAGAGCTGAAAAAAGGCCGAGCGCCAGGGTTAAGGGGTCAATTGCATTTTGGTACAGAGCTTTCCACAAGATTGCAAGAATTAATCGGGACGATCAAAAACCGGGACTGGCGGGGAGAATTACAGACAGAAATCGCAGTCTATGAAACAGCTTTTGAATATACTCGATTTGATGGTGCATTCTTTGGTGTCAGCAATGTTGATATGATCAGTACCATTAATTTAAATGAGGAACTGTTAAAGAGGAATTTGCCGAAGGAAGATTATAATTTATCGATTCAAACGTCGATCTTTATGAAAAAAGTGGTCTCTTTAGTCATGAATCCAGTCGGTTTTGTGATGCTGTTGTTTGTTTTAGGGCTCATTGTGACAAAAGAATTCGATGACCATTCAATCCGTCAAGTGTTGACCTTGCCGATGACAAGAATCCACTACATGTTTATCAAGTTCTCTACAATTGTTTTGGGCGGCATTCTTTGGCTGGCAATCATTTTTGGCACATCATATGGATTGGGTGAACTATTGGGTCGGTCGGAAGGGAATGTTTTTCAATACCCCATTTATACGAGTCAAGATACATTTATTAGTTCCGGTAACTATTTAATAGAAGCTGTCTTATATAGTTTTAGCTTTATGGTTTTCTCGGTAGGCTTGTTTCTATTGTTAGCGTATGCATTTCGAAATACAATCATCACGTTCTCTGCATTGCTATTCATCATTGCTGGTGGATGGCTCATGGATCGCTACGGCTTTCAAAGTCTCTATAATCCATTCACGTATCAAATGGTAGACGAAGCCATTTTGCGTACTCCGCAGTATTTCCCTGTTGGCATAGCAGTGCTATTCGCAGCACTATTGCTCATGTTAGGAGCTGCGATGATGCTCAACCGAAAGCGAGGGATATGA
- a CDS encoding ABC transporter ATP-binding protein gives MAVLAVKDLTKIYKSHKVLDDITLTIDSPGIWALVGPNGVGKTTFLNVVTNILPATSGTVELVGKPNKDSSVFKEVAFLQDNTVLFDYLTGYDHLKYICDVQKIPKDKVKEVAEYVGMEGYLKKTVGNYSLGMKQHLLLAMSLINEPKLLLLDEPLNGLDPSSAILMRGILLELAENGTTILLSSHNLAEIDRVTKQILFLKDGKLTEVDMNHFEETYYDFVLSDYELPKRLLIEHGYEVEQDVMGIRLNLERDQLDQVIDLIKGEGVQIFDIQKEITGSEEIYKDIFSGAQYEKNPV, from the coding sequence ATGGCAGTTTTAGCAGTTAAGGATTTAACGAAAATATATAAGAGCCACAAAGTGCTCGATGATATTACTCTTACCATTGATTCGCCAGGCATATGGGCGCTCGTCGGACCGAATGGGGTTGGCAAAACAACATTTCTAAATGTCGTAACGAACATTCTTCCGGCCACTTCGGGGACTGTCGAATTGGTCGGAAAGCCCAATAAAGATTCATCCGTCTTTAAGGAGGTCGCATTTCTTCAGGATAATACGGTATTGTTTGATTACTTAACAGGATATGACCATCTGAAATATATTTGTGATGTACAGAAGATTCCTAAAGATAAGGTGAAAGAAGTGGCCGAATATGTTGGCATGGAAGGCTATTTAAAGAAGACCGTCGGAAATTATTCTTTAGGAATGAAACAACATTTACTGCTTGCGATGTCACTCATTAATGAACCGAAGCTGCTGCTCCTGGATGAGCCATTAAATGGTTTAGACCCGTCGAGCGCCATTTTAATGAGAGGGATTTTATTGGAACTTGCCGAGAATGGCACTACCATCCTCTTATCCTCTCATAATTTAGCGGAAATTGATCGTGTTACGAAACAGATCTTATTCTTGAAGGATGGAAAACTGACAGAAGTCGATATGAATCATTTTGAGGAAACATACTATGACTTTGTACTTTCCGATTATGAACTTCCGAAACGCTTATTGATCGAACATGGGTATGAAGTTGAACAGGATGTTATGGGAATTCGACTGAATTTAGAAAGAGACCAGCTGGATCAAGTGATAGACCTCATCAAAGGGGAAGGGGTTCAAATTTTCGACATCCAAAAAGAAATAACGGGATCAGAGGAAATATACAAAGACATTTTCTCAGGAGCTCAGTATGAAAAAAATCCTGTTTGA
- a CDS encoding class I SAM-dependent methyltransferase — MLNNVGFNLWADNYDQTVQVSEENGLYPFAGYKKILNTIFNEVMQKDNSKVLDIGFGTGVLTSKLYSNGHLIDGIDFSEKMISIARSKMPNANLFEWDISKGLPSEILENTYDFIVSTYTLHHLTDEEKVAFITELVSLLKRDGKLLIGDVSFSTREQLDKCRQENIAHWDDDEFYFVYDEIKFSLPSTCEFHPISHCGGVFVISK; from the coding sequence ATGTTAAATAATGTAGGTTTCAATTTATGGGCGGATAACTATGATCAAACCGTTCAGGTGAGTGAGGAAAATGGTCTATATCCTTTTGCTGGATATAAGAAAATACTAAATACTATCTTCAATGAAGTCATGCAAAAGGACAATTCAAAGGTTTTAGATATTGGATTTGGAACAGGTGTATTAACAAGTAAACTTTATTCGAATGGTCACCTGATAGATGGGATAGACTTCTCCGAAAAAATGATTTCCATTGCTCGATCTAAAATGCCCAACGCCAACTTGTTCGAGTGGGATATTTCGAAAGGCTTGCCGTCAGAAATCTTAGAGAATACGTATGATTTTATTGTAAGCACATACACCTTACACCATTTGACAGACGAAGAAAAAGTTGCGTTTATTACTGAGCTCGTATCCCTTCTTAAAAGGGATGGAAAGCTATTAATTGGCGATGTTTCTTTTTCTACACGTGAACAGTTGGATAAATGCAGGCAGGAAAACATCGCACACTGGGACGATGATGAATTTTATTTTGTGTATGATGAAATTAAGTTTTCACTACCATCTACCTGTGAGTTTCATCCCATTTCTCATTGTGGTGGCGTTTTCGTTATTTCAAAATGA
- a CDS encoding NUDIX domain-containing protein: MNKPLLRAEGIIINEEETEILVQCDVDESFYRLPGGSIEFGETAVEAIKRELIEEYNLSLIIGKLACINENIIQYSGKKRHNCTLIHWCTSNEKTKNDYIHNENSKIKLVWRTISQLRERPFYPEGILDVIISDKNSISHIKREKNYD, encoded by the coding sequence GTGAATAAGCCTTTACTAAGAGCCGAAGGAATTATCATTAATGAAGAGGAGACAGAAATTCTTGTGCAATGTGATGTAGACGAAAGTTTTTACCGCCTTCCTGGTGGAAGTATTGAATTTGGTGAAACAGCAGTTGAAGCGATTAAAAGGGAATTAATTGAGGAATATAATTTATCCTTGATTATCGGCAAACTAGCTTGTATTAATGAAAATATTATTCAGTATAGCGGGAAGAAGAGACACAATTGTACATTAATTCACTGGTGTACAAGTAATGAAAAAACAAAAAATGATTATATACATAATGAGAATTCAAAAATAAAACTTGTTTGGCGTACAATTTCTCAATTAAGAGAAAGACCATTCTATCCTGAGGGAATATTGGATGTTATTATTTCTGACAAAAATTCTATTTCACATATCAAAAGAGAAAAGAATTATGATTAG
- a CDS encoding GNAT family N-acetyltransferase, with protein sequence MYLVEYEDHYREKIDSYYLSDEQLQYTGIPSKAVELARLDLDRHAVLAIKNNDLLTFFVLHENEGVKPYSENRKAILLRTFSTDFRHQGKGYAKQSLLLLPQFIRTQFPHINEIVLAVNVKNTAAQALYKKCGYKDEGIRKMGKKGELIIMCSKL encoded by the coding sequence ATGTACTTAGTGGAATATGAAGATCATTACAGAGAAAAAATAGATAGCTATTATTTATCAGATGAACAGCTTCAATATACGGGAATACCATCCAAAGCTGTGGAACTAGCAAGGTTGGATTTAGACAGACATGCCGTTTTGGCTATTAAAAATAATGATCTTCTAACATTTTTTGTACTTCATGAAAATGAAGGTGTAAAACCTTATTCGGAAAACAGAAAAGCGATTCTGTTAAGAACGTTTTCCACTGATTTTCGTCATCAAGGGAAAGGGTATGCCAAACAATCACTTTTACTATTACCCCAATTTATTCGAACACAATTCCCACATATCAATGAAATAGTATTAGCAGTAAATGTGAAAAATACGGCAGCCCAAGCATTGTATAAAAAATGTGGTTATAAAGATGAAGGAATTAGAAAAATGGGTAAAAAAGGCGAATTAATTATAATGTGTTCCAAATTATAA
- a CDS encoding NUDIX domain-containing protein, whose product MEELDLQNLSETEFIEQYQKTEKDKYEKPSITTDMAIFTVATEKVTDKRKKAEKELQLLLIRRGGHPYKGDWALAGGFMGIDEDLDTAVQRELKEETGVDGVYAEQLYTWSAVDRDPRMRIVSVSYLALVDQEKLPPLQAGDDADEVRWFTVKDQVVEFHDELIGECMRRTEKIKLELISGNTTVSAIVEKVTETEKANTTTSMTIIERQGIAFDHAEIILYSLERLRGKVNYTNIAFNLVGDEFTLPDLQQVYEVILGRELNKVQFRRHVEGMVVDTEKEIKTGAFRPSKLYKYNVSWVYDQWK is encoded by the coding sequence ATGGAAGAACTAGACCTGCAAAATCTCAGTGAAACGGAATTTATCGAGCAGTATCAGAAGACAGAGAAGGACAAATATGAAAAACCGTCGATCACAACGGACATGGCTATTTTTACGGTAGCGACGGAGAAGGTGACAGATAAGAGAAAAAAGGCAGAGAAGGAATTGCAACTGCTGCTCATCCGGCGGGGAGGTCATCCATATAAGGGAGACTGGGCTTTAGCAGGCGGTTTTATGGGGATTGACGAAGACCTGGATACGGCTGTTCAGCGGGAGCTGAAAGAGGAGACGGGGGTAGACGGTGTCTATGCGGAACAACTCTACACTTGGAGTGCCGTAGACCGGGACCCTCGTATGAGGATTGTCAGTGTTAGTTATTTGGCGCTGGTCGATCAGGAGAAGCTGCCGCCGTTGCAAGCAGGGGACGATGCGGACGAAGTAAGATGGTTTACGGTAAAGGACCAGGTTGTCGAATTCCATGACGAGCTCATCGGGGAGTGTATGAGGCGGACAGAAAAAATAAAACTTGAGCTGATTTCTGGGAACACCACTGTATCAGCAATAGTAGAGAAAGTCACAGAGACGGAAAAAGCCAATACGACAACATCCATGACAATTATCGAGAGGCAAGGCATTGCCTTTGACCATGCTGAAATTATCCTGTACTCCCTGGAGCGGTTGCGTGGAAAAGTAAATTACACGAATATCGCATTCAATTTGGTTGGAGATGAGTTTACGCTGCCGGATTTGCAACAAGTGTATGAAGTAATTTTAGGGAGGGAGTTAAACAAAGTACAGTTCCGTCGCCATGTGGAAGGGATGGTGGTAGATACGGAGAAGGAAATCAAAACAGGTGCGTTCCGGCCATCTAAGCTGTACAAGTACAACGTGAGTTGGGTCTATGATCAATGGAAATGA
- the nadR gene encoding multifunctional transcriptional regulator/nicotinamide-nucleotide adenylyltransferase/ribosylnicotinamide kinase NadR, with protein MTNTTGREERKVGHYGGKFIPFHKGHLYAITKAAAQVDQLYVLVSYHEERDKKLCQEAGLDYIDFRRRQQWIMTSTKNMPNVTVLAVEDPYTEDMEYMWLEGGRQMIEVIPEKITHIFSSESEYDVWFRRIYGEDINHVVIDEAREIFPISATKIRNEGVFANWDMIPEAAKPYFTKKVAIVGVESCGKSTLTRNLAQLFSTEYVEEYGRTVSEEIGDGSSLLTEEHYKEIVFGHKHMEYQKIKKANKLLFIDSEAVVSQYYAKMYLGRELEFIEGVIQSQDYDLYIFLEPDVKWVADGYRTFSDPEVRKETNEVLKKMFEDRGIEYVTVNGNYEERLDRAIEHITKLITR; from the coding sequence ATGACAAATACAACTGGTAGAGAAGAGAGAAAAGTAGGTCACTACGGCGGAAAATTCATCCCGTTCCATAAAGGACATTTATATGCCATCACAAAAGCAGCTGCACAGGTAGATCAGTTATATGTGTTGGTTAGTTATCACGAAGAGCGGGACAAGAAGTTGTGCCAGGAGGCAGGACTGGACTACATTGACTTCCGCAGGAGGCAACAGTGGATTATGACCTCTACGAAAAACATGCCGAATGTTACTGTCTTAGCGGTGGAAGACCCTTATACAGAGGACATGGAATACATGTGGCTTGAGGGCGGGCGGCAAATGATTGAAGTGATTCCGGAAAAAATCACCCACATTTTCAGTTCGGAAAGTGAGTATGACGTCTGGTTCAGGCGGATATATGGGGAGGATATTAACCACGTAGTCATTGACGAAGCTAGGGAAATCTTCCCCATCAGTGCAACAAAAATACGCAACGAGGGAGTCTTTGCAAATTGGGATATGATTCCTGAAGCGGCTAAACCCTATTTCACGAAGAAGGTTGCTATAGTTGGAGTCGAATCATGCGGGAAGTCGACGTTAACACGGAACCTTGCTCAACTATTCAGTACCGAATATGTGGAGGAATATGGCCGCACGGTAAGTGAGGAAATCGGGGACGGCAGCTCATTGTTGACAGAAGAACATTATAAGGAAATTGTTTTCGGACATAAGCATATGGAATATCAAAAGATCAAGAAGGCCAATAAACTGTTGTTTATCGATAGTGAGGCAGTCGTATCACAGTATTACGCGAAGATGTATTTGGGACGCGAGCTGGAATTTATCGAGGGCGTTATTCAGTCGCAGGATTATGACTTGTATATATTTTTGGAGCCTGATGTGAAGTGGGTAGCGGATGGGTACCGGACGTTTAGCGATCCGGAGGTGAGGAAAGAGACAAATGAGGTGCTAAAGAAAATGTTTGAGGACCGGGGAATTGAGTACGTGACGGTAAATGGCAATTATGAGGAACGGCTGGATCGGGCGATTGAGCATATTACGAAGCTTATTACTAGATAG
- the pnuC gene encoding nicotinamide riboside transporter PnuC encodes MAEKMKGILSEWSIFEKVWVTVFTGITVYLYFAFQDTLLGLVSSIAGMLCVVLVAKGKVSNYIFGIVQTVTYGYIAYGYGLYGESMLNWLFYFPMQFLGIWLWMKHFKKKEESEQGENVYVKRLTIRGWAIVTGSFLVGAFVYAEVLTLLAAQQVRVDSMAVVLSVIAQILMVQRYAEQWVIWILVNLLTITLWVITMVQTGGNDWNMVIMWTAFLVNSVYGYMNWLKLSKVQETVRN; translated from the coding sequence ATGGCAGAGAAAATGAAGGGGATATTATCGGAGTGGTCCATCTTTGAAAAGGTTTGGGTGACGGTTTTTACAGGGATTACGGTGTATCTCTACTTTGCATTTCAAGATACACTGCTCGGATTAGTCAGCTCGATAGCGGGGATGTTATGCGTCGTGCTGGTGGCAAAGGGGAAGGTATCAAACTATATTTTTGGAATCGTACAAACCGTAACATACGGCTATATCGCTTATGGATATGGACTATATGGTGAGTCGATGTTGAACTGGCTGTTTTACTTTCCTATGCAATTCCTCGGGATCTGGCTGTGGATGAAACACTTTAAGAAAAAAGAAGAGTCCGAGCAGGGAGAAAACGTCTACGTAAAAAGGCTGACAATAAGAGGATGGGCAATTGTCACCGGCTCCTTTTTGGTAGGGGCGTTCGTGTATGCGGAAGTATTGACGCTGCTTGCAGCTCAACAAGTACGGGTTGACAGCATGGCGGTCGTCCTTTCAGTGATTGCCCAAATATTAATGGTGCAGCGATATGCCGAGCAATGGGTGATCTGGATCTTGGTGAATCTCCTGACCATCACATTGTGGGTGATTACGATGGTACAGACGGGAGGCAACGATTGGAACATGGTCATTATGTGGACGGCATTTCTTGTCAACTCCGTATATGGCTATATGAACTGGCTTAAATTATCGAAGGTGCAAGAAACAGTGAGGAATTAA
- a CDS encoding GNAT family N-acetyltransferase — protein MEILKATMEDLDGVSDLFNQYRMFYEQDSDLEGAKAFLKERFEKEDSVIFVGKDDGKYVGFTQLYPTFSSVSMKRVWILNDLFVEAQARKQGIGEMLLRQAKAYAIGTGAKSISLSTALDNESAKKLYEKNGYERDVQFYQYELLVMDERS, from the coding sequence GTGGAGATTCTTAAAGCTACAATGGAAGATTTAGATGGAGTATCAGATTTATTTAACCAATACCGTATGTTTTATGAACAAGATTCAGATTTGGAGGGAGCAAAGGCTTTTCTAAAAGAACGTTTTGAAAAAGAGGATTCAGTCATATTTGTTGGTAAAGATGATGGAAAATATGTAGGATTTACTCAACTGTATCCGACTTTTTCCTCTGTCTCGATGAAACGAGTCTGGATACTAAATGACTTATTTGTCGAAGCGCAAGCTAGAAAGCAAGGAATCGGTGAAATGTTGTTGCGTCAGGCAAAAGCGTATGCGATTGGAACTGGTGCCAAGAGTATTAGTCTAAGCACGGCTTTGGATAATGAATCGGCAAAAAAACTGTATGAAAAAAACGGATATGAACGGGATGTTCAGTTTTATCAGTATGAATTACTTGTAATGGATGAACGATCATAG
- a CDS encoding DUF4385 domain-containing protein: MPFNYQLDYSNVDLRQHPELYRVGRGEQGVLLVEPYKSEILPYWRFKTPEIAKESAEKIYGLFEVYRKNDDFVGMDMARKFIQMGYTRARRYTNYKGGRKYNMDGTVKERQIDTVKAKSADIFKAYWDKIRQDDDYLKRKKSHQESYG, from the coding sequence ATGCCATTTAATTATCAACTCGACTACAGCAACGTCGATTTGCGACAACATCCTGAACTATATCGAGTAGGAAGAGGCGAACAAGGCGTTTTATTAGTGGAGCCATACAAGAGTGAAATCCTTCCTTATTGGCGTTTTAAAACGCCTGAAATAGCTAAAGAATCCGCCGAGAAAATTTATGGGCTGTTCGAGGTATATCGAAAAAATGATGATTTTGTCGGGATGGATATGGCACGGAAATTCATTCAAATGGGGTATACCCGAGCACGGCGTTATACAAATTATAAAGGAGGACGCAAATATAATATGGATGGCACCGTGAAAGAGAGACAGATAGATACTGTAAAAGCAAAATCCGCGGACATATTCAAAGCCTACTGGGATAAAATTCGGCAGGACGACGACTACTTGAAGAGAAAAAAATCACATCAAGAGTCTTATGGATAA
- a CDS encoding transcription repressor NadR has product MNQNEKMTGDERREFLLATLQSSKNPLTGKELGELTNVSRQVIVGDMTLLKAKNAPIMATSQGYIYMQETREGNRIEQVIVCRHTPEQTEEELNIFVDHGVTVKDVKVEHPVYGDLSASIMVSNRRDVKEFLKRIEEANAAYLSNLSDDGIHLHTVIADHSEQISDAMTELKKAGILMD; this is encoded by the coding sequence ATGAATCAGAATGAAAAAATGACCGGGGATGAAAGGCGAGAATTTCTGCTCGCGACTTTGCAAAGTTCGAAGAATCCATTGACCGGCAAAGAACTTGGTGAATTGACGAACGTCAGCCGCCAAGTGATTGTAGGCGACATGACACTGCTCAAAGCAAAGAATGCGCCGATCATGGCAACGAGCCAAGGATACATATACATGCAAGAAACGCGAGAAGGAAATAGAATCGAGCAAGTTATCGTCTGTCGGCATACGCCAGAACAGACGGAAGAGGAATTAAACATCTTCGTTGACCATGGTGTTACAGTGAAAGATGTTAAAGTCGAGCACCCTGTGTATGGAGATCTAAGTGCGTCCATTATGGTGAGCAATCGGCGGGATGTAAAAGAGTTTCTCAAGCGGATTGAAGAAGCGAATGCAGCCTACCTCTCTAATTTATCCGACGACGGCATTCATCTTCATACGGTCATCGCAGATCATAGTGAGCAAATCTCGGACGCTATGACGGAGTTAAAAAAAGCGGGAATCCTCATGGATTAA